The following are encoded together in the Lactuca sativa cultivar Salinas chromosome 1, Lsat_Salinas_v11, whole genome shotgun sequence genome:
- the LOC111899132 gene encoding monothiol glutaredoxin-S15, mitochondrial isoform X1, with protein MWRRASDKLLALRPVARPNRIVRSSLSPATLRSSPTVITRHYSGPLGTKQHGMRFSTSVPNDPDTHDDFKPTNKLENSQLTLKDIVEQDVKDNHVMIYMKGDPEQPRCGFSSLAVRVLSEYRVPIHSRNILEDPELKNAVKSFSMWPTFPQIFINGEFIGGSDIILNMHQNGELKEKIKATPSE; from the exons ATGTGGAGACGAGCCTCTGATAAGCTCTTAGCACTCCGACCTGTTGCCAGACCTAATCGTATCGTTAGGTCTTCGCTATCTCCAGCGACTCTTCGGTCATCCCCGACTGTTATCACTCGTCACTATTCAGGTCCATTGGGTACCAAG CAGCATGGGATGCGATTTTCAACGAGTGTCCCCAATGATCCTGATACACATGATGATTTCAAGCCCACAAATAAGCTTGAAAATTCACAACTTACCCTAAAAGACATTGTTGAGCAG GATGTGAAGGACAACCATGTGATGATTTACATGAAAGGGGATCCAGAACAACCCCGTTGTGGATTCAGCTCATTAGCAGTCAGAGTGTTGAGTGAATATC GTGTTCCTATACATTCTAGAAACATATTGGAAGATCCTGAACTTAAAAATGCTGTAAAATCTTTCAG CATGTGGCCAACATTTCCACAGATATTTATCAATGGAGAATTCATAGGAGGATCAGACATTATCCTGAATATGCATCAG AATGGTGAACTGAAGGAGAAGATAAAGGCAACTCCCTCCGAATAG
- the LOC111899132 gene encoding monothiol glutaredoxin-S15, mitochondrial isoform X3, producing MWRRASDKLLALRPVARPNRIVRSSLSPATLRSSPTVITRHYSGPLGTKSRTCNTMTKVLLNMLFKGFRSIESTTTTTLVVWYQHGMRFSTSVPNDPDTHDDFKPTNKLENSQLTLKDIVEQDVKDNHVMIYMKGDPEQPRCGFSSLAVRVLSEYRVPIHSRNILEDPELKNAVKSFSMWPTFPQIFINGEFIGGSDIILNMHQNGELKEKIKATPSE from the exons ATGTGGAGACGAGCCTCTGATAAGCTCTTAGCACTCCGACCTGTTGCCAGACCTAATCGTATCGTTAGGTCTTCGCTATCTCCAGCGACTCTTCGGTCATCCCCGACTGTTATCACTCGTCACTATTCAGGTCCATTGGGTACCAAG AGTCGTACGTGTAATACGATGACAAAGGTGTTATTGAACATGTTATTCAAGGGCTTTAGGTCAATTGAATCTACCACTACAACCACATTGGTAGTTTGGTAT CAGCATGGGATGCGATTTTCAACGAGTGTCCCCAATGATCCTGATACACATGATGATTTCAAGCCCACAAATAAGCTTGAAAATTCACAACTTACCCTAAAAGACATTGTTGAGCAG GATGTGAAGGACAACCATGTGATGATTTACATGAAAGGGGATCCAGAACAACCCCGTTGTGGATTCAGCTCATTAGCAGTCAGAGTGTTGAGTGAATATC GTGTTCCTATACATTCTAGAAACATATTGGAAGATCCTGAACTTAAAAATGCTGTAAAATCTTTCAG CATGTGGCCAACATTTCCACAGATATTTATCAATGGAGAATTCATAGGAGGATCAGACATTATCCTGAATATGCATCAG AATGGTGAACTGAAGGAGAAGATAAAGGCAACTCCCTCCGAATAG
- the LOC111899132 gene encoding monothiol glutaredoxin-S15, mitochondrial isoform X2, which yields MWRRASDKLLALRPVARPNRIVRSSLSPATLRSSPTVITRHYSGPLGTKHGMRFSTSVPNDPDTHDDFKPTNKLENSQLTLKDIVEQDVKDNHVMIYMKGDPEQPRCGFSSLAVRVLSEYRVPIHSRNILEDPELKNAVKSFSMWPTFPQIFINGEFIGGSDIILNMHQNGELKEKIKATPSE from the exons ATGTGGAGACGAGCCTCTGATAAGCTCTTAGCACTCCGACCTGTTGCCAGACCTAATCGTATCGTTAGGTCTTCGCTATCTCCAGCGACTCTTCGGTCATCCCCGACTGTTATCACTCGTCACTATTCAGGTCCATTGGGTACCAAG CATGGGATGCGATTTTCAACGAGTGTCCCCAATGATCCTGATACACATGATGATTTCAAGCCCACAAATAAGCTTGAAAATTCACAACTTACCCTAAAAGACATTGTTGAGCAG GATGTGAAGGACAACCATGTGATGATTTACATGAAAGGGGATCCAGAACAACCCCGTTGTGGATTCAGCTCATTAGCAGTCAGAGTGTTGAGTGAATATC GTGTTCCTATACATTCTAGAAACATATTGGAAGATCCTGAACTTAAAAATGCTGTAAAATCTTTCAG CATGTGGCCAACATTTCCACAGATATTTATCAATGGAGAATTCATAGGAGGATCAGACATTATCCTGAATATGCATCAG AATGGTGAACTGAAGGAGAAGATAAAGGCAACTCCCTCCGAATAG
- the LOC111899133 gene encoding uncharacterized protein LOC111899133 yields MGLAIIHAPLISLSWGVKMIVLMNLTFLQTSFSSTSHDSCMDLPFLVLAGIMICSCESFVVHLLVKMFLSSKSQLTSFLEFLSLIIYYCLLLLFYDKVMKLGCVSMYSAFIFYFVVFWWLS; encoded by the exons ATGGGTTTAGCAATAATTCATGCCCCTCTTATTTCCCTGAGTTGGGGTGTCAAG ATGATTGTGTTGATGAACCTAACATTTCTTCAAACCTCCTTTTCTTCAACATCTCACGATTCATGTATGGATCTTCCGTTTCTG GTATTGGCTGGAATAATGATTTGTTCTTGTGAATCATTTGTAGTTCACCTACTTGTGAAAATGTTCCTGTCAAGCAAATCACAGCTAACAAGTTTTCTTGAATTCTTATCTTTGATAATTTATTATTGTTTACTACTTCTATTTTACGATAAAGTGATGAAATTAGGTTGTGTTTCAATGTATTCggcttttatattttattttgttgttttttggTGGTTAAGTTGA